One uncultured Methanobrevibacter sp. genomic region harbors:
- a CDS encoding C1 family peptidase codes for MKINKLIVLSLILLILFTLSAVSAEKNITNFTSNGDLLTSDSPNANFNDLNKDINESTNELKLTHDYVYDEGNDINFTDGINVSKSNFLLDGNGYSIDGNGKARIFNIIGNNVTLKNLIIKNALNGAVSFVQPNAEYYLDNVTIQNSSSKYASGGIELNATNLVVNNSKFISNTGTDSSDIFFNEKCNVIVVNSTFEGGIESKWSHIYFSGGALIVDSSTFANSCSSYANAIYGENGRVTVRNTKFRNLTVLNSAGAIGVKYAVNLTVEDCEFTNITSGKDGGVIFADINPGYVTIANSKFHGCFAAFGGAVMQLRAELNIINSTFEDNIAMYDGGVLWTSYANVSIENSTFKRNNVVKEDLEIGGVLYFDKGNILIKGSTFIDNHGSNKGDAVFTYDSKLTLQNNTFKDNGNALYSVFSTQDIAEDNKFNNDLVSVNNTFYATIVVNDGIELTLINNTPYKFDTLPPKFNLKDYGLVGPVRDQGNMGACWTFATSGALESALLKATGKLYNFSQDNIQNTMLQYSIYGVDGILEGAQQSTGVGYLVNWYGPYPTDLDRYDELGKVSTHINMANESIHVQDVVFFPARQNATDNYIFKKALMDYGAFLVAIYSGESSKYYNETSAARYYNGTKGINHAVTLVGWDDNYPASNFLNPPSGDGAWIIKNSWGTDWGDEGYFYLSYYDTSFNTQNPQQYPYYAAYLFNNTVPYNKNYQTDAGQLNNFVDQYKYFSNTYTALEDDLIAAVGTYFDSEGVDYEFDIYVNGVLKHTQNGVSPFAGYHTIKLTQYIPISANVTFKVVFKNSSLPFEYNSRHHHKENVSFGSVDGVNWEDLAKDNVTAILKVYTVAKPVVPSKPVITGNKDVVMLYSAGTSYKVRVTIDGRAVVGEYVTFKFNGATKKVKTDSKGYATYKIPTVKPKSSKYAITATYKDVTVKNKVKVNSIVVAKNLKAKKSAKVLKIKVTLKKVNKKYIKGKYVTLKFKGKTYKVKTSKKGVAIFKIKKNVLKKLKVGKKYSYKVSYGKDAVSKKITVKK; via the coding sequence ATGAAAATAAATAAATTAATTGTTTTAAGTTTGATTTTGCTGATATTATTCACATTATCAGCAGTATCTGCAGAAAAAAACATAACGAACTTTACAAGTAATGGGGATTTATTAACCTCAGATTCACCAAATGCTAACTTCAATGATTTAAATAAAGACATAAATGAAAGTACAAATGAATTAAAACTTACTCATGACTATGTCTACGATGAAGGCAATGACATCAATTTCACAGATGGAATTAATGTCTCCAAAAGCAACTTCCTTTTGGACGGTAACGGATATAGTATTGACGGGAACGGAAAAGCGAGAATATTTAATATAATTGGGAACAATGTCACTCTAAAAAATTTGATAATCAAAAATGCATTAAATGGTGCAGTATCTTTCGTTCAGCCAAATGCAGAGTATTATCTGGACAATGTCACCATTCAAAACTCATCCTCCAAATATGCTTCTGGTGGAATTGAACTAAATGCTACTAATTTGGTTGTAAACAATTCAAAATTTATTTCAAATACGGGTACTGACAGTTCAGACATTTTTTTCAACGAAAAGTGTAATGTGATTGTTGTAAATTCCACTTTTGAAGGTGGAATCGAGTCAAAATGGTCACATATTTATTTTTCTGGCGGAGCATTGATTGTTGACAGTTCTACTTTTGCAAATTCATGTTCAAGCTATGCCAATGCAATTTATGGGGAAAATGGTAGGGTGACTGTACGTAACACTAAATTCAGGAATCTTACTGTTTTGAATAGTGCTGGTGCAATTGGCGTTAAATATGCGGTTAATTTAACTGTTGAGGATTGTGAATTTACAAATATCACTTCAGGTAAGGATGGTGGGGTGATTTTTGCTGATATTAATCCGGGTTATGTGACAATCGCCAACTCAAAATTCCATGGTTGTTTTGCGGCATTTGGAGGTGCCGTAATGCAGCTTAGAGCTGAATTAAATATCATTAACTCAACTTTCGAAGATAATATTGCAATGTATGATGGTGGAGTATTATGGACATCATATGCTAACGTATCCATTGAAAATTCCACATTCAAGAGAAATAATGTTGTTAAAGAAGATTTGGAAATTGGGGGAGTATTGTACTTTGATAAAGGAAACATATTAATCAAGGGTTCAACTTTCATTGACAATCACGGATCAAACAAAGGGGATGCGGTATTCACCTATGATTCCAAACTCACATTACAAAACAACACCTTCAAAGATAACGGAAATGCCCTATACTCAGTATTCTCAACACAAGACATTGCCGAAGACAATAAATTCAATAATGATTTGGTTTCTGTTAACAACACATTTTATGCAACAATTGTGGTAAACGACGGAATAGAATTAACACTGATTAATAACACTCCTTATAAATTTGACACATTGCCTCCCAAATTCAATTTAAAGGATTATGGATTAGTGGGTCCTGTCAGAGACCAGGGTAATATGGGTGCCTGCTGGACATTTGCAACATCCGGTGCTTTAGAATCAGCATTGCTTAAAGCAACCGGAAAATTATATAATTTTTCACAGGACAATATTCAAAATACAATGCTTCAATATTCAATTTATGGAGTTGATGGAATTTTAGAAGGTGCACAACAATCCACAGGTGTCGGATATCTTGTAAACTGGTACGGTCCATATCCAACCGATCTGGATAGATATGATGAGCTTGGAAAAGTATCCACTCATATCAACATGGCAAATGAAAGTATACATGTTCAGGACGTAGTGTTCTTCCCGGCTCGTCAAAATGCAACAGACAATTATATCTTTAAAAAAGCATTAATGGACTACGGAGCATTTCTAGTGGCAATTTATTCAGGTGAGAGTTCAAAATATTATAACGAAACATCTGCTGCACGTTATTACAATGGAACTAAAGGTATAAATCATGCGGTAACTCTTGTTGGTTGGGATGATAATTATCCTGCAAGTAATTTCCTAAATCCACCTTCTGGTGATGGTGCATGGATTATTAAAAACAGCTGGGGTACAGACTGGGGAGATGAAGGCTATTTCTACCTGTCATATTATGATACCTCATTCAATACTCAAAACCCTCAGCAGTATCCATACTATGCGGCTTACTTATTTAACAACACTGTTCCATACAATAAGAATTATCAAACAGATGCAGGACAGTTAAATAACTTTGTAGATCAATACAAGTACTTCTCAAATACCTACACTGCTCTTGAAGATGATTTAATTGCAGCCGTGGGTACTTACTTTGATAGTGAGGGAGTTGATTATGAATTTGATATTTATGTTAATGGAGTGTTAAAACACACACAAAATGGCGTAAGCCCATTTGCAGGTTATCATACCATCAAATTAACACAATACATTCCAATTTCAGCAAATGTTACTTTTAAAGTTGTATTCAAAAATAGTTCTCTACCTTTCGAATATAATTCAAGACATCATCATAAGGAAAACGTTTCATTTGGAAGTGTGGATGGTGTCAATTGGGAAGATCTTGCTAAAGATAATGTAACAGCAATATTGAAAGTCTACACTGTCGCTAAACCTGTAGTTCCATCAAAACCGGTTATCACAGGCAATAAGGATGTTGTCATGCTTTACTCAGCTGGCACCTCTTATAAGGTTCGTGTAACTATCGACGGCAGGGCTGTAGTCGGTGAATACGTAACCTTCAAATTCAACGGTGCCACCAAAAAGGTTAAAACCGACAGCAAAGGTTATGCAACTTATAAAATACCTACTGTTAAACCAAAATCAAGTAAATACGCAATCACTGCAACATATAAAGATGTAACTGTTAAAAACAAGGTTAAAGTGAACAGCATTGTTGTTGCTAAAAACCTTAAGGCTAAAAAATCTGCAAAAGTCCTTAAAATCAAAGTGACCTTGAAAAAGGTCAACAAGAAATACATTAAAGGCAAATACGTAACCTTGAAATTCAAAGGCAAAACCTATAAGGTAAAAACCAGCAAGAAAGGTGTTGCAATTTTCAAAATCAAAAAGAATGTGCTTAAAAAACTTAAAGTTGGTAAAAAATACTCCTATAAGGTTTCTTATGGTAAAGATGCTGTAAGCAAAAAAATAACCGTTAAAAAATAG